One region of Acanthopagrus latus isolate v.2019 chromosome 24, fAcaLat1.1, whole genome shotgun sequence genomic DNA includes:
- the mdh1b gene encoding putative malate dehydrogenase 1B isoform X1 — protein sequence MAKIVLAGRADCAHYAKAELLADTLHRSLPNFRVHKISILPDEWKEWLEATCKRNGWKHEESPLIWRELVAQGGKGMLLGGYSDFLEHCQDYYSITSDMPTDVMLSVAAENLETKTNLIVEEQHRLSLIKPLHIWISSALNPACHFLIPNLISAELFPHVSAISLHLLDLGRNEEELQQLRMETEDLALHLLHQVTVHADLEQAFREADVILLLDECWYDGAKDEDEDEEEKKKRTVKAISDRYGQYGQLIDARANREVKVIVSGDSFVHLRCSLLLDSARRIDSHQFVTMATQLENEARAVIANKLKVKTSDVANVLVWGNINGSFYVDLQRAKVFNYDGAIKGPAFFSQPIEKILFERKWLETDFQDLVRCRRAAVASKTCRAAAMSLANGIVTVLKAWNGICGPDEVFSMAVLCTGYYDLPDGIVLSVPVTFKDGKWSVLFDVTVGEKLKERLHLSASELMQEKELGS from the exons ATGGCAAAAATTGTGCTTGCTG GGAGAGCAGACTGCGCACATTATGCGAAAGCGGAGCTGTTGGCAGACACTTTGCATCGATCTCTGCCAAACTTCAGGGTCCACAAGATCTCCATCCTCCCAGATGAATGGAAG GAATGGCTGGAGGCCACGTGCAAAAGAAATGGCTGGAAGCATGAGGAGTCTCCTTTGATTTGGAGGGAACTGGTGGCCCAAGGAGGGAAGGGGATGCTCCTAGGGGGGTACAGTGACTTCCTAGAGCATTGTCAG GACTACTACAGCATCACGTCGGACATGCCCACAGATGTGATGCTGAGTGTCGCGGCAGAGAATCTTGAGACCAAGACGAACCTGATCGTCGAGGAGCAGCATCGTCTGAGTCTTATCAAGCCCCTTCACATATGGATCAGCAG TGCTCTCAACCCGGCCTGCCACTTCCTGATCCCAAATCTGATCTCTGCTGAGCTGTTCCCCCACGTTTCTGCAATCAGCCTCCACCTATTGGACCTGGGCAGGAATGAGGAGGAATTGCAGCAACTGAGGATGGAGACGGAGGACCTGGCACTACATTTGCTCCATCAG GTAACCGTTCACGCAGATCTGGAACAGGCCTTCCGAGAAGCAGATGtcattctgctgctggatgagtGTTGGTATGATGGAGCaaaggatgaggatgaggatgaagaagaaaagaagaagaggactgTGAAGGCAATCTCAGACAGGTATGGGCAGTATGGACAGCTGATCGACGCAAGGGCCAACAGGGAGGTGAAGGTGATTGTGTCTGGCGACTCATTCGTCCACCTGAGATGCTCGCTCCTTTTGGACAGTGCGCGCCGCATCGACAGCCACCAGTTTGTCACCATGGCGACACAGCTGGAGAATGAAGCCAGAGCCGTCATTGCAAATAAGCTGAAAGTGAAGACTTCAG ACGTTGCAAATGTCCTTGTGTGGGGAAACATCAACGGTAGTTTCTACGTTGACCTGCAGAGGGCAAAGGTTTTCAACTATGACGGGGCAATCAAAGGACCGGCTTTCTTCTCACAACCAATCGAAAAGATTCTTTTTGAAAG GAAATGGTTGGAAACAGACTTTCAAGACTTGGTACGCTGTCGGCGTGCAGCTGTGGCTTCAAAGACCTGCCGTGCAGCTGCCATGTCGCTCGCCAATGGGATTGTCACTGTTCTAAAAGCTTGGAATGGCATTTGCGGTCCAGATGAGGTCTTCTCTATGGCCGTACTCTGCACAG GGTACTATGATCTCCCAGATGGCATCGTCCTCTCGGTTCCAGTCACCTTCAAGGACGGTAAATGGTCCGTGCTGTTTGATGTGACTGTTGGAGAGAAGTTGAAGGAGAGACTTCATCTTTCTGCAAGTGAACTCATGCAG gaAAAAGAACTTGGATCATAA
- the retreg2 gene encoding reticulophagy regulator 2 → MASGEEARRRPSVTSSSVGLESLFPAGTSEQACGDLNPELVRLRERLQGWLSQYEPLLLWVQRLLVWERPLYSISVALTLNTLFWLLSSTSLRPLFMLSVSLLGLMLLERWKPKLPIITVQHADAHPVESETMSTEQRLLSIPELSHHLAESYLTCCLYLQEMLQYKHQNHGKFCVMMCSGCFVLAVVGHYVPGIMISYIIVLSVLLWPLVVYHELIQRMYTGLEPILMKLDYSMKGDTEHRKHDKRKVKKEMEEGDEPRAETESESEEELSCFAPTVDVKTTALAMAITDSELSDEEASILESGGFSVSRATTPQLTDLSEDLDQQSLHSDPEEPYMRDLPEFPSVEDFPSIEHNLLHFPLRGPGQADGAQAGAQSEGEPLSPASLLIQHLASPLHFVNTHFNGHGRPPGGEGGMLPMPAAGEEAGRQGVEEKEGAAALGAQRSLEALSEEIVSTAISTVVQNTLSALLRSSEASEEPSLAEFLPTETPPGALETSAQPTDATGNTTIATVGALGADEDLDEEIMKDEMPDDTLVPTEEEDFELLDQSELELVDEGLDLSSDRQVVGGASETPASPQHQPQS, encoded by the exons ATGGCGAGCGGAGAGGAGGCCAGAAGACGCCCCTCGGTTACCTCGTCTTCGGTCGGCCTGGAGTCTCTGTTCCCGGCAGGAACCTCGGAGCAGGCCTGCGGGGACTTAAACCCGGAGCTCGTCCGGCTGCGTGAGCGTCTTCAGGGCTGGCTATCGCAGTATGAGCCCCTGCTGCTGTGGGTGCAGAGGCTGCTGGTCTGGGAGAGGCCGTTGTACAGCATCTCTGTCGCCCTGACACTCAACACTTTATTCTG GCTCCTGTCATCCACCTCCCTGCGGCCTCTGTTCATGTTGAGTGTGTCCCTGCTGGGACTTATGCTACTGGAAAGATGGAAGCCCAAGTTGCCCATCATTACTG TTCAACATGCAGATGCTCACCCCGTAGAAAG cGAAACAATGAGCACGGAGCAGCGTCTGCTCAGCATTCCTGAGCTCAGCCACCACCTGGCTGAGAGCTACCTGACATGCTGTCTGTACCTGCAGGAGATGCTGCAGTACAAACATCAAAACCATGGCAAG TTCTGTGTGATGATGTGCAGTGGCTGTTTTGTACTTGCCGTGGTGGGACATTACGTACCAGGAATCATGATCTCCTATATCATAG TCCTGAGCGTGCTGCTGTGGCCGCTGGTGGTGTACCATGAACTGATCCAGAGGATGTACACGGGCTTGGAGCCAATCCTCATGAAACTGGACTACAGCATGAAGGGGGACACCGAGCACCGCAAGCATGACAAGAGGA agGTTaagaaggagatggaggagggagacgagccaagagctgaaacagagagcgagagcgaggaGGAGCTGTCCTGTTTCGCCCCAACG GTGGATGTGAAGACCACAGCTCTGGCGATGGCCATCACAGACTCCGAGTTGTCGGACGAGGAGGCGTCCATCTTGGAGAGTGGAGGGTTCTCAGTGTCCAGAGCCACCACTCCTCAGCTCACTGACTTGTCTGAAG ATCTGGACCAGCAGAGTTTACACAGTGACCCAGAGGAGCCATACATGCGGGATCTCCCCGAGTTCCCCTCAGTTGAGGATTTTCCGTCCATCGAGCACAACCTGCTCCACTTCCCTCTACGAGGCCCCGGCCAGGCTGACGGAGCCCAGGCTGGAGCTCAGTCAGAGGGAGAACCACTGAGCCCCGCCAGCCTCCTCATCCAGCACCTAGCATCTCCGCTCCACTTTGTGAACACGCACTTCAACGGACATGGACGACCACCTGGGGGTGAGGGGGGCATGTTGCCCATGCCGGCTGCAGGTGAGGAAGCAGGGAGGCAAGGGgtagaggagaaggagggagcgGCAGCCCTGGGTGCGCAGCGCTCCTTGGAAGCCCTGAGCGAGGAGATAGTGAGCACAGCGATCTCCACCGTGGTGCAGAACACTCTGTCAGCCCTGCTGCGCTCCAGTGAGGCCAGCGAGGAGCCCTCCTTGGCTGAGTTCCTTCCCACCGAAACCCCACCAGGTGCTCTGGAGACCTCCGCCCAACCCACCGATGCCACTGGTAACACTACAATTGCTACAGTAGGGGCGCTGGGAGCTGACGAGGACCTGGATGAGGAAATTATGAAAGACGAGATGCCCGACGACACGCTAGTTCCGACCGAGGAAGAGGACTTTGAGCTACTGGACCAAAGTGAACTGGAGCTGGTGGACGAGGGGCTGGACCTcagctctgacagacaggtggtgGGAGGAGCTTCAGAGACACCTGCATCCCCTCAGCATCAACCACAGTCATAG
- the prkag3a gene encoding 5'-AMP-activated protein kinase subunit gamma-1 isoform X3: MEPLSQVSFPVKKQEKQKQEADDTVYMNFMKSHCCYEAIPTSCKLVIFDTTLQVKKAFFALVANGLRAAPLWDSKLQRFVGMLTITDFINILHCYYKSPMVQMYELECHKIETWRDVYLQCSNHFLISISPEASLFDAIYSLLKHKIHRLPVIDPQSGNVLHILTHKRILKFLHIFGKKVPKPTFLGKQIQELGIGTFRNIATVRQTATLYDALSIFVERRVSALPVVDDQGKVVSLYSRFDVINLAAQKTYNNLDMTMQEAVRRRTCYVEGVIKCYPDETLETIIDRIVKAEVHRLVLVDRADVVKGIISLSDLLQAMVLTPAGIDALLS; the protein is encoded by the exons ATGGAGCCTCTCTCACAG GTGTCATTCCCAGTaaagaagcaggaaaagcagAAACAAG AGGCTGACGACACCGTCTACATGAATTTCATGAAAAGCCACTGCTGCTACGAAGCCATTCCAACCAGCTGTAAACTGGTCATATTTGATACCACATTACAA GTGAAGAAAGCCTTTTTTGCACTGGTGGCAAACGGCCTGAGGGCGGCGCCTTTATGGGACAGCAAGCTGCAGAGGTTTGTGG GTATGCTGACGATCACAGATTTCATCAACATCCTCCACTGCTATTACAAGTCCCCTATG GTTCAGATGTACGAGCTGGAGTGCCACAAGATCGAGACATGGAGAG ATGTCTACTTACAGTGCTCCAATCACTTCCTCATTAGTATCTCTCCAGAGGCGAG CCTCTTTGATGCCATCTACTCCTTGCTCAAGCACAAGATCCACAGGCTGCCAGTCATCGATCCGCAGTCGGGGAATGTCTTGCACATCCTGACCCACAAAAGGATCCTCAAGTTCCTCCACATATTT gggaAGAAAGTGCCCAAGCCCACGTTCCTCGGGAAGCAGATCCAGGAGCTGGGGATCGGAACGTTCAGGAACATCGCCACCGTTCGGCAAACGGCGACGCTCTACGACGCCCTCTCCATATTTGTGGAGAGGCGGGTGTCAGCCTTGCCTGTGGTGGACGACCAAG GCAAAGTGGTGTCGCTCTACTCAAGATTCGATGTGATT AATCTAGCGGCCCAGAAGACTTACAACAATCTGGACATGACCATGCAGGAAGCCGTCCGCCGGCGCACGTGTTACGTCGAAGGGGTAATCAAGTGCTACCCTGACGAAACCTTGGAAACTATCATAGACCGCATTGTCAAAGCTGAG GTCCATCGGCTGGTCCTGGTGGACAGGGCTGACGTGGTGAAGGGCATCATCTCTCTGTCCGACCTGCTGCAGGCCATGGTCTTAACCCCGGCAGGTATTGATGCCCTTTTGTCCTAG
- the si:dkey-1h24.6 gene encoding T-cell-specific surface glycoprotein CD28: MSARWVFVILACCRLSHASQPQASRACYDRLTTVCVSAGENVSVSCPKAEGEEVTYNLFQNEDLVYNHTCNPGACTAQCTSTVGLHENTENKSVSFVLSVVNASSHYVYRCERKVSFPPPFKTEPSDLILVLVEGHHCNITHETPVRTVQYCGFYWILIVAIVSLYSVIATVIAIFNWVKLRRTDSQSDYMNTKPKPAKDRRKKRGVQNGFPRHF, encoded by the exons ATGAGTGCTCGCTGGGTGTTCGTGATCCTTGCGTGCTGCAGACTGTCTCACGCCAGCCAGCCCCAGGCCAGCCGCGCCTGCTATG acAGGCTGACAACCGTCTGTGTGTCCGCCGGAGAAAACGTATCCGTGTCATGTCCAAAGGCAGAAGGGGAAGAGGTGACATACAACCTTTTTCAGAACGAGGATCTGGTTTACAACCACACATGCAACCCCGGTGCCTGTACGGCACAGTGCACTTCCACTGTGGGTCTGCAcgaaaacacagagaacaaatcGGTCAGTTTCGTGCTCAGCGTAGTGAACGCCAGCAGCCATTATGTCTACAGATGCGAGAGGAAagtctccttccctcctccctttaAAACAGAACCAAGTGATTTGATCCTTGTACTCGTGGAAG GACACCATTGCAATATAACCCATGAAACCCCTGTAAGAACAGTACAGTACTGTGGATTTTACTGGATTTTGATTGTTGCAATTGTCAGCCTCTACAGCGTAATTGCCACCGTAATCGCCATCTTCAACTGG GTCAAGTTGAGGAGGACGGACTCCCAGAGTGACTACATGAACACCAAACCCAAACCAGCAAAGGACcgcaggaagaagagaggggttCAAAATGGATTCCCACGACACTTCTGA
- the prkag3a gene encoding 5'-AMP-activated protein kinase subunit gamma-1 isoform X1, translating into MEPLSQVSFPVKKQEKQKQEADDTVYMNFMKSHCCYEAIPTSCKLVIFDTTLQVKKAFFALVANGLRAAPLWDSKLQRFVGMLTITDFINILHCYYKSPMVQMYELECHKIETWRGDSFQNVYLQCSNHFLISISPEASLFDAIYSLLKHKIHRLPVIDPQSGNVLHILTHKRILKFLHIFGKKVPKPTFLGKQIQELGIGTFRNIATVRQTATLYDALSIFVERRVSALPVVDDQGKVVSLYSRFDVINLAAQKTYNNLDMTMQEAVRRRTCYVEGVIKCYPDETLETIIDRIVKAEVHRLVLVDRADVVKGIISLSDLLQAMVLTPAGIDALLS; encoded by the exons ATGGAGCCTCTCTCACAG GTGTCATTCCCAGTaaagaagcaggaaaagcagAAACAAG AGGCTGACGACACCGTCTACATGAATTTCATGAAAAGCCACTGCTGCTACGAAGCCATTCCAACCAGCTGTAAACTGGTCATATTTGATACCACATTACAA GTGAAGAAAGCCTTTTTTGCACTGGTGGCAAACGGCCTGAGGGCGGCGCCTTTATGGGACAGCAAGCTGCAGAGGTTTGTGG GTATGCTGACGATCACAGATTTCATCAACATCCTCCACTGCTATTACAAGTCCCCTATG GTTCAGATGTACGAGCTGGAGTGCCACAAGATCGAGACATGGAGAGGTGACTCATTTCAAA ATGTCTACTTACAGTGCTCCAATCACTTCCTCATTAGTATCTCTCCAGAGGCGAG CCTCTTTGATGCCATCTACTCCTTGCTCAAGCACAAGATCCACAGGCTGCCAGTCATCGATCCGCAGTCGGGGAATGTCTTGCACATCCTGACCCACAAAAGGATCCTCAAGTTCCTCCACATATTT gggaAGAAAGTGCCCAAGCCCACGTTCCTCGGGAAGCAGATCCAGGAGCTGGGGATCGGAACGTTCAGGAACATCGCCACCGTTCGGCAAACGGCGACGCTCTACGACGCCCTCTCCATATTTGTGGAGAGGCGGGTGTCAGCCTTGCCTGTGGTGGACGACCAAG GCAAAGTGGTGTCGCTCTACTCAAGATTCGATGTGATT AATCTAGCGGCCCAGAAGACTTACAACAATCTGGACATGACCATGCAGGAAGCCGTCCGCCGGCGCACGTGTTACGTCGAAGGGGTAATCAAGTGCTACCCTGACGAAACCTTGGAAACTATCATAGACCGCATTGTCAAAGCTGAG GTCCATCGGCTGGTCCTGGTGGACAGGGCTGACGTGGTGAAGGGCATCATCTCTCTGTCCGACCTGCTGCAGGCCATGGTCTTAACCCCGGCAGGTATTGATGCCCTTTTGTCCTAG
- the fastkd2 gene encoding FAST kinase domain-containing protein 2, mitochondrial codes for MSLRVTEEVMRRSLHFCSRRFPCYLGRLPATTSITDASVSSQQLARIWRTGQSQTCLPTSLIGSARFYSHDSRHSEDFEEKEPAEIQVAATMQGQRPSSFIDRLALCSSPSDVLDLTCQYAPTARQNSSCLTQMWATTKMMSDEQARYELRLMFEHPAFEKLLQQSMKSVRFMTGEDMAYSVLYMVKLGVPQRSRVVQTFLRASQEKLNDLDEKGLSVLATCLDQIEEGTPNVAALKKAMGLLVESRLPEIKNVVLLQTMMRVVGKDAPLNLKRKLEGKALSMTDQFSLPNTLYMISTMATMGFYSKPLLDVCSNKIKEKLNEIPFSRQYKLLLSCKQLLYRDLDLLTDMSDYAASMIDIWSNKQLVIFLSAFESLHFCPTSFMGAFAEKVIANPEPLTLRDLLCVLKVYSSLNFDLQHQRQQFLDGLTGALVSYLPRMSGFELLKTVYHLCLLCHFPPAPLEQLLQSSTLEQLKTTVPKYRRNCERMFRMVDASLRLDRPQLPQHLTVPPFVLGSPTPSSSADKLWLLQSLRSLVGDQADTVLQEMVVLENSYLIDGVITKPLTRQPSVSEASEAECRSPAESSQRIAVICTPSPFCYGTSHLRGPLAAMTRHLNSLGYDCVSVTEHKLHAMSEEKRMEFLSRQLFPERHGSDAQPETVQLGA; via the exons ATGTCTCTCAGGGTGACAGAAGAGGTCATGAGACGGAGCCTGCACTTTTGCAGCCGTCGGTTTCCTTGCTATCTTGGCAGACTCCCGGCGACAACGTCAATCACGGATGCGTCTGTCTCCAGTCAACAGCTGGCGCGCATCTGGCGCACAGGGCAAAGTCAGACATGCCTGCCCACGAGTCTTATCGGTTCGGCGAGGTTTTACTCCCACGATAGTCGTCACAGCGAGGACTTCGAGGAGAAGGAGCCCGCGGAGATCCAAGTCGCTGCCACAATGCAAGGGCAGCGACCGTCCTCTTTCATCGACCGCCTGGCGCTCTGTAGCTCCCCATCGGACGTGTTGGACCTCACCTGTCAGTACGCGCCCACAGCGAGACAGAACAGCAGCTGCCTCACCCAGATGTGGGCCACCACCAAGATGATGTCCGACGAGCAGGCTCGCTACGAGCTGCGGCTGATGTTTGAGCACCCCGCATTTGAAAAGCTACTGCAGCAGAGCATGAAGAGTGTGCGCTTCATGACCGGCGAGGACATGGCTTATTCTGTCCTGTATATGGTCAAACTGGGTGTCCCCCAACGCAGCCGTGTGGTCCAGACTTTCCTCCGGGCCAGCCAG GAGAAACTGAATGACTTGGATGAGAAGGGCCTCTCTGTCTTAGCCACCTGTCTGGATCAAATAGAGGAGGGCACCCCCAATGTTGCTGCGCTTAAGAAAGCCATGGG gCTGCTGGTGGAGAGCCGTCTTCCTGAGATCAAGAATGTCGTGCTCCTCCAGACCATGATGCGCGTTGTGGGGAAAGATGCCCCGCTGAATCTCAAACGGAAACTAGAG GGAAAAGCTTTATCGATGACAGACCAGTTCAGCCTCCCCAACACCCTGTACATGATCTCCACCATGGCCACAATGGGGTTTTATTCCAAACCCCTCCTGGATGTCTGCAGTAACAAGATCAAAG AAAAGCTCAATGAAATCCCCTTCAGCAGACAGTATAAACTACTGCTGTCCTGTAAGCAACTGCTCTACAGAGACTTGGATCTGCTCACTGACATGTCGGACTACGCCGCATCTATGATTGACATATGGTCCAACAAACAG TTGGTCATCTTCCTATCTGCGTTCGAGAGCCTTCACTTCTGTCCGACTTCCTTTATGGGGGCATTTGCCGAGAAGGTGATCGCCAATCCAGAACCTCTAACACTGAgagacctcctctgtgtcctcaaGGTGTACTCCTCTCTTAACTTTGATCTGCAGCACCAAAGACAACA GTTCCTGGATGGTCTCACTGGGGCTCTGGTCTCCTATCTGCCCAGGATGTCTGGGTTTGAGTTGTTAAAGACCGTATACCACCTGTGTCTACTGTGCCACTTCCCTCCTGCACCACTGGAGCAACTCCTGCAGAGCAGTACACTGGAGCAGTTAAAGACTACAG TGCCCAAGTATCGCAGAAACTGTGAGAGAATGTTTCGAATGGTGGACGCGTCCCTCCGTCTCGACCGTCCTCAGCTCCCTCAGCACCTGACCGTCCCCCCATTTGTCCTGGGCAGCCCCACCCCCAGCAGTTCAGCAGACAAGCTGTGGCTCTTGCAGAGCCTGCGGAGTTTGGTGGGGGACCAGGCAGACACAGTGCTACAGGAAATGGTGGTGCTGGAGAATTCATACCTCATAG ATGGTGTGATCACCAAACCTCTGACACGCCAACCCTCTGTGTCTGAAGCTAGTGAAGCAGAATGTCGCtctccagcagagagcagtCAAAG AATCGCAGTTATTTGCACGCCAAGCCCTTTCTGCTATGGTACGTCTCACCTTCGTGGCCCACTGGCTGCTATGACTCGTCATCTGAACAGCCTGGGATATGACTGTGTGTCG GTAACGGAGCACAAGCTGCACGCCATGTCTGAGGAAAAGAGGATGGAGTTCCTCAGCAGACAGCTTTTTCCAGAACGCCACGGATCAGACGCACAGCCAGAAACGGTGCAACTGGGAGCTTGA
- the prkag3a gene encoding 5'-AMP-activated protein kinase subunit gamma-1 isoform X2, translating to MEPLSQVSFPVKKQEKQKQEADDTVYMNFMKSHCCYEAIPTSCKLVIFDTTLQVKKAFFALVANGLRAAPLWDSKLQRFVGMLTITDFINILHCYYKSPMVQMYELECHKIETWRGDSFQNVYLQCSNHFLISISPEASLFDAIYSLLKHKIHRLPVIDPQSGNVLHILTHKRILKFLHIFGKKVPKPTFLGKQIQELGIGTFRNIATVRQTATLYDALSIFVERRVSALPVVDDQGKVVSLYSRFDVINLAAQKTYNNLDMTMQEAVRRRTCYVEGVIKCYPDETLETIIDRIVKAEVHRLVLVDRADVVKGIISLSDLLQAMVLTPAEINLPVK from the exons ATGGAGCCTCTCTCACAG GTGTCATTCCCAGTaaagaagcaggaaaagcagAAACAAG AGGCTGACGACACCGTCTACATGAATTTCATGAAAAGCCACTGCTGCTACGAAGCCATTCCAACCAGCTGTAAACTGGTCATATTTGATACCACATTACAA GTGAAGAAAGCCTTTTTTGCACTGGTGGCAAACGGCCTGAGGGCGGCGCCTTTATGGGACAGCAAGCTGCAGAGGTTTGTGG GTATGCTGACGATCACAGATTTCATCAACATCCTCCACTGCTATTACAAGTCCCCTATG GTTCAGATGTACGAGCTGGAGTGCCACAAGATCGAGACATGGAGAGGTGACTCATTTCAAA ATGTCTACTTACAGTGCTCCAATCACTTCCTCATTAGTATCTCTCCAGAGGCGAG CCTCTTTGATGCCATCTACTCCTTGCTCAAGCACAAGATCCACAGGCTGCCAGTCATCGATCCGCAGTCGGGGAATGTCTTGCACATCCTGACCCACAAAAGGATCCTCAAGTTCCTCCACATATTT gggaAGAAAGTGCCCAAGCCCACGTTCCTCGGGAAGCAGATCCAGGAGCTGGGGATCGGAACGTTCAGGAACATCGCCACCGTTCGGCAAACGGCGACGCTCTACGACGCCCTCTCCATATTTGTGGAGAGGCGGGTGTCAGCCTTGCCTGTGGTGGACGACCAAG GCAAAGTGGTGTCGCTCTACTCAAGATTCGATGTGATT AATCTAGCGGCCCAGAAGACTTACAACAATCTGGACATGACCATGCAGGAAGCCGTCCGCCGGCGCACGTGTTACGTCGAAGGGGTAATCAAGTGCTACCCTGACGAAACCTTGGAAACTATCATAGACCGCATTGTCAAAGCTGAG GTCCATCGGCTGGTCCTGGTGGACAGGGCTGACGTGGTGAAGGGCATCATCTCTCTGTCCGACCTGCTGCAGGCCATGGTCTTAACCCCGGCAG AAATCAACCTGCCAGTGAAGTGA
- the mdh1b gene encoding putative malate dehydrogenase 1B isoform X2, with protein sequence MAKIVLAGRADCAHYAKAELLADTLHRSLPNFRVHKISILPDEWKEWLEATCKRNGWKHEESPLIWRELVAQGGKGMLLGGYSDFLEHCQDYYSITSDMPTDVMLSVAAENLETKTNLIVEEQHRLSLIKPLHIWISSALNPACHFLIPNLISAELFPHVSAISLHLLDLGRNEEELQQLRMETEDLALHLLHQVTVHADLEQAFREADVILLLDECWYDGAKDEDEDEEEKKKRTVKAISDSARRIDSHQFVTMATQLENEARAVIANKLKVKTSDVANVLVWGNINGSFYVDLQRAKVFNYDGAIKGPAFFSQPIEKILFERKWLETDFQDLVRCRRAAVASKTCRAAAMSLANGIVTVLKAWNGICGPDEVFSMAVLCTGYYDLPDGIVLSVPVTFKDGKWSVLFDVTVGEKLKERLHLSASELMQEKELGS encoded by the exons ATGGCAAAAATTGTGCTTGCTG GGAGAGCAGACTGCGCACATTATGCGAAAGCGGAGCTGTTGGCAGACACTTTGCATCGATCTCTGCCAAACTTCAGGGTCCACAAGATCTCCATCCTCCCAGATGAATGGAAG GAATGGCTGGAGGCCACGTGCAAAAGAAATGGCTGGAAGCATGAGGAGTCTCCTTTGATTTGGAGGGAACTGGTGGCCCAAGGAGGGAAGGGGATGCTCCTAGGGGGGTACAGTGACTTCCTAGAGCATTGTCAG GACTACTACAGCATCACGTCGGACATGCCCACAGATGTGATGCTGAGTGTCGCGGCAGAGAATCTTGAGACCAAGACGAACCTGATCGTCGAGGAGCAGCATCGTCTGAGTCTTATCAAGCCCCTTCACATATGGATCAGCAG TGCTCTCAACCCGGCCTGCCACTTCCTGATCCCAAATCTGATCTCTGCTGAGCTGTTCCCCCACGTTTCTGCAATCAGCCTCCACCTATTGGACCTGGGCAGGAATGAGGAGGAATTGCAGCAACTGAGGATGGAGACGGAGGACCTGGCACTACATTTGCTCCATCAG GTAACCGTTCACGCAGATCTGGAACAGGCCTTCCGAGAAGCAGATGtcattctgctgctggatgagtGTTGGTATGATGGAGCaaaggatgaggatgaggatgaagaagaaaagaagaagaggactgTGAAGGCAATCTCAGACAG TGCGCGCCGCATCGACAGCCACCAGTTTGTCACCATGGCGACACAGCTGGAGAATGAAGCCAGAGCCGTCATTGCAAATAAGCTGAAAGTGAAGACTTCAG ACGTTGCAAATGTCCTTGTGTGGGGAAACATCAACGGTAGTTTCTACGTTGACCTGCAGAGGGCAAAGGTTTTCAACTATGACGGGGCAATCAAAGGACCGGCTTTCTTCTCACAACCAATCGAAAAGATTCTTTTTGAAAG GAAATGGTTGGAAACAGACTTTCAAGACTTGGTACGCTGTCGGCGTGCAGCTGTGGCTTCAAAGACCTGCCGTGCAGCTGCCATGTCGCTCGCCAATGGGATTGTCACTGTTCTAAAAGCTTGGAATGGCATTTGCGGTCCAGATGAGGTCTTCTCTATGGCCGTACTCTGCACAG GGTACTATGATCTCCCAGATGGCATCGTCCTCTCGGTTCCAGTCACCTTCAAGGACGGTAAATGGTCCGTGCTGTTTGATGTGACTGTTGGAGAGAAGTTGAAGGAGAGACTTCATCTTTCTGCAAGTGAACTCATGCAG gaAAAAGAACTTGGATCATAA